The nucleotide window GACCAGATCGACGAAATCGTCGAGCGCCGTCGGCAGCCAGGGCGGCAGAATGTTGAAGCCGTCGGCCGCTTCGTTCTCGAACCAAGTCTGCAGCGTGTCGGCGATCTGCTCGGCCGTGCCGACGATGGTGTAATGGCCGCGGGCCGATGCGATCCACTGATAGAGCTGGCGGATGGTGAAGTTGTTTTCGTCGGCGATCTGGCGGATGAGGGCCTGGCGGCTCTTCATGCCTTCGGTCGGCGGCGCCGGCGGCAGCGGCCCGTCGAGATCATAACCGTGCAGGTCGAGCGTGCCGCCGGTCAGGCCGTTGAGAAGGCCGATCCCGTCCTCTTCGACGATGAGCGAGGTCAGGCGATCATACTTCTCCCGCGCCTCGGCTTCGGTCCTGCCGACGAAGGCGGAGACGCCGGGCATGACGAGGATGTGATCGGGGTTGCGACCGAGACCGCGGGCGCGTGCCTTGATATCACGGTAGAATTCCTGGGCGGTTTCGATGTGCTGATGGGCGGTGAAGATCACTTCGGCCGTTGCCGCGGCAAGCCCACGCCCGTCGTCCGACTGCCCGGCCTGGACGATAACGGGATGTCCCTGGGGCGAGCGCGAGACGTTGAGCGGACCGCGCACGCTGAAATGCTCGCCGCGATGGTCGGTATCGTGCAGCTTCGCCGGATCGAAGAACACGCCGCTCTCCTT belongs to Rhizobium acidisoli and includes:
- a CDS encoding LLM class flavin-dependent oxidoreductase, which produces MTRKIRLGAFLPGGGQHVASWRHPDQPADGATSFEFHKQLALTAERGLFDAYFLADGLAVGFGGAREGGNARVAGFEPVTLFSAIAPFTTHLGFIATSSTTYEEPYTTARKFASLDLISEGRAGWNVVTTTGDLTAQNFNRDTQLPHAERYRRAAEHVDVVRKLWESFEDDAFIRDKESGVFFDPAKLHDTDHRGEHFSVRGPLNVSRSPQGHPVIVQAGQSDDGRGLAAATAEVIFTAHQHIETAQEFYRDIKARARGLGRNPDHILVMPGVSAFVGRTEAEAREKYDRLTSLIVEEDGIGLLNGLTGGTLDLHGYDLDGPLPPAPPTEGMKSRQALIRQIADENNFTIRQLYQWIASARGHYTIVGTAEQIADTLQTWFENEAADGFNILPPWLPTALDDFVDLVIPELQRRGLFRTAYEGRTLRENLGLPFPANRWAAGHATLQAAE